From Saprospiraceae bacterium, one genomic window encodes:
- a CDS encoding DUF1905 domain-containing protein — translation MKPLINRTVVLKKIAGKGGWTYAEIPEILPDAHAPFGWRRVKGSIDGFEFNGYHLMPMGNGQLFLPVKAQIRKTIDKKEGDSIHVILYEDPLPKEVPEELLNLLKDDFEASKRFSHLKLEERKKYSDWIYSAKNEEQKVIRIAELINRLLKT, via the coding sequence ATGAAGCCATTGATAAATAGGACCGTTGTATTGAAGAAAATTGCCGGTAAAGGCGGCTGGACTTACGCCGAGATTCCGGAAATATTACCTGATGCACATGCGCCCTTTGGCTGGAGGAGAGTGAAAGGATCAATCGATGGTTTTGAGTTTAATGGTTATCATTTAATGCCAATGGGAAACGGACAACTTTTTCTGCCTGTCAAAGCCCAAATTAGAAAAACAATTGATAAAAAAGAAGGTGACAGCATCCATGTCATATTGTATGAAGATCCTTTGCCAAAAGAAGTTCCTGAAGAATTATTGAACTTGCTAAAAGATGATTTTGAAGCCAGCAAAAGATTTAGTCATCTAAAATTGGAAGAAAGGAAGAAATATTCTGATTGGATATATTCTGCAAAAAATGAAGAGCAAAAAGTCATTAGAATAGCAGAGCTGATCAATCGACTGCTGAAGACATAA
- the recO gene encoding DNA repair protein RecO, with translation MIHTRGIVFRCVRYRESSLILDVLTETHGLLSFIMNGVFKKTDQRLASVLSSGNLIQLVAYYSEQKSLHRIKEVQFSYIYQNIPQDIKKSAMILFMTELCAKCIKESQRNTELYQYIQRCYMLVDKQDPIDPGFHLKFMLGLTSFLGFYPSERNGPNQIYFDLLNGIFVEENVASIQVLDEEESSLLNHFIRSKSQTEPIETSLLNSSQRKTILDILTRYYSLHIEHFGPMQSPIVYRNIFG, from the coding sequence ATGATCCATACTCGAGGTATTGTATTCAGGTGTGTCAGATACAGGGAATCAAGTTTGATTTTAGATGTACTCACCGAAACCCATGGATTGCTTTCATTTATTATGAATGGCGTTTTTAAAAAAACCGACCAAAGACTGGCATCTGTTTTGTCATCCGGAAATCTGATCCAATTGGTGGCTTATTACAGCGAACAAAAATCATTGCATAGAATCAAGGAAGTACAATTCAGTTATATTTACCAAAACATCCCGCAAGACATTAAAAAATCTGCGATGATCCTATTTATGACTGAGTTGTGTGCCAAATGCATCAAAGAATCTCAACGCAATACTGAATTATACCAATACATCCAACGGTGTTATATGCTCGTTGACAAACAGGATCCCATAGATCCAGGTTTTCATTTAAAATTTATGTTGGGATTGACCAGTTTTCTGGGATTTTACCCGTCAGAAAGGAATGGTCCGAATCAGATTTACTTTGATCTTTTAAATGGTATTTTTGTGGAGGAAAATGTGGCTTCAATTCAGGTATTGGATGAGGAAGAAAGCAGCTTATTGAATCACTTTATTCGAAGTAAAAGTCAAACCGAACCTATCGAAACTTCTTTGTTAAATTCCTCTCAAAGAAAAACCATTTTGGATATCCTAACCAGATACTACAGCCTCCACATTGAGCATTTTGGACCGATGCAATCTCCAATTGTTTATAGAAATATATTTGGTTAA
- a CDS encoding proline dehydrogenase family protein, with amino-acid sequence MSDPEDPHLDFNNTEIAFSYKSNRELRKTWWLFRFMNNPNLVKIGTLMGNLCAKLPFGLGDPFIKWTIFEQFCGGTNLFECEKVIDKLSFRDALTILDYGVEAKERDEDFERTLNENLKAVEFAYAHSHVPVISTKITGYVPMKVLEKMQSGDQLSDFEEVQIRRLNQRMDSLCKKAFELGVSVFIDAEESWIQKPIDELAMRLMAQYNRKKPIIYQTFQLYRQGQLEFLHQCYELAKSSDFILGAKIVRGAYMEKERKRASDLSYPDPIHPTKEATDLAYNEAVKFCVNHYERISMCNSSHNWESNMLQTKLMQEAGIAKDHPHLNFCQLYGMSDNLTFNLSSAGYNAAKYLPYGPTREVVPYLTRRAQENTSVTGDMGRELKLLNMEMRRRGLLK; translated from the coding sequence ATGTCAGATCCGGAGGATCCTCATTTGGATTTTAACAACACTGAAATTGCATTTTCTTACAAATCTAATCGTGAATTGCGGAAAACCTGGTGGTTATTCAGGTTTATGAATAACCCCAACCTGGTTAAAATTGGCACCCTGATGGGTAATCTATGTGCAAAACTACCCTTTGGATTGGGTGATCCTTTCATTAAATGGACCATTTTTGAGCAATTCTGTGGGGGGACAAACCTATTTGAATGTGAAAAGGTCATTGATAAATTAAGCTTCAGAGATGCGTTGACCATTTTGGATTACGGGGTAGAGGCCAAAGAAAGAGATGAAGATTTTGAGCGCACCCTCAATGAAAACCTGAAAGCAGTTGAATTTGCGTATGCCCACTCCCATGTTCCTGTGATCAGTACTAAGATTACAGGTTATGTTCCAATGAAAGTATTGGAAAAAATGCAATCTGGCGATCAATTGTCCGATTTTGAAGAAGTCCAGATTCGAAGACTCAACCAGAGAATGGATTCTCTTTGCAAAAAAGCCTTTGAACTAGGAGTTTCTGTTTTCATTGATGCAGAAGAAAGTTGGATTCAAAAACCAATCGATGAACTGGCAATGCGTTTAATGGCGCAGTACAATAGAAAAAAACCCATTATTTATCAAACTTTTCAGCTGTATCGACAGGGTCAGCTGGAATTTCTTCACCAGTGTTATGAGCTTGCAAAATCTTCTGATTTTATTTTGGGGGCTAAAATAGTGCGTGGTGCATATATGGAGAAAGAGCGCAAAAGAGCTTCAGATTTATCTTATCCTGATCCGATCCACCCCACCAAAGAAGCAACAGACCTTGCATACAATGAAGCGGTTAAATTTTGTGTAAACCATTATGAGAGAATCAGCATGTGCAATTCAAGTCATAATTGGGAAAGCAATATGTTGCAAACTAAATTAATGCAGGAGGCAGGAATAGCAAAAGACCACCCGCATCTCAATTTTTGCCAATTGTATGGAATGAGCGACAACCTCACATTTAATCTTTCTTCAGCAGGATACAATGCCGCCAAATATCTTCCCTATGGACCGACCCGCGAAGTCGTACCATACCTTACGCGAAGAGCACAAGAAAATACAAGTGTGACCGGAGATATGGGAAGGGAATTGAAATTATTAAATATGGAAATGAGAAGACGTGGATTGTTGAAATAA
- the miaB gene encoding tRNA (N6-isopentenyl adenosine(37)-C2)-methylthiotransferase MiaB: MNFQISHESHTQMDESRQGEALSLDRPGMASNKYFYIESYGCQMNFSDSEIVASVLSDEGYHSTRNIAEADFVFINTCSIREKAEETVRKRLREIAAHKKNNKELMIGVLGCMAERLKSKFLEEEKLVDIVVGPDAYRDLPSLIHKAEEGEKGVNVFLSREETYADIAPLRLDSNGVSAFISIMRGCDNMCSFCVVPYTRGRERSRDPYSIVAEARDLFNEGYRELTLLGQNVDSYKWQNPETTEWVKFSDLLKMVAEVNPLLRVRFSTSHPKDITDEVLKTIASHHNICKYIHLPVQSGSSRILELMNRTYDRSWYMERVEAIRRYIPNCAISSDIITGFCTEKEEDHKETLSMMLFADYSMSYMFHYSERPGTPAARKLKDDVPDLVKKERLNEIIRLQNQMSYQNNLRDIGKTYEVLIEGDSKRSDQMFKGRTTQNKMVVFPKLDSLVPGDYVNVLIEAASSATLTGRIVQ; the protein is encoded by the coding sequence ATGAATTTTCAAATCTCACACGAATCTCATACCCAGATGGACGAAAGTCGGCAGGGCGAGGCGCTATCTTTGGATCGACCAGGAATGGCTTCAAACAAGTATTTTTATATAGAAAGTTATGGATGTCAAATGAATTTCAGTGATTCTGAAATCGTTGCTTCTGTGCTTTCGGATGAAGGATATCATTCTACCAGAAATATTGCAGAGGCAGATTTCGTTTTTATTAATACATGTTCTATCCGGGAGAAGGCTGAAGAGACGGTGCGGAAAAGACTCAGGGAGATCGCTGCTCACAAAAAAAACAACAAAGAACTTATGATTGGGGTGCTGGGCTGTATGGCTGAGCGACTGAAGAGTAAGTTTCTCGAAGAAGAAAAACTGGTGGATATTGTTGTTGGCCCGGATGCTTACAGAGATCTGCCGAGCTTAATTCACAAGGCTGAGGAAGGGGAGAAGGGAGTGAATGTATTTCTCTCAAGAGAAGAAACTTACGCAGATATCGCACCATTGAGATTGGATTCCAATGGAGTTAGTGCCTTTATTTCTATCATGAGGGGATGCGACAACATGTGTTCATTTTGTGTGGTACCCTATACCCGCGGGAGGGAAAGGAGCAGGGATCCATACAGCATAGTCGCAGAGGCCAGAGATTTATTTAACGAAGGATACAGGGAGCTGACTCTTTTGGGACAGAATGTTGATTCCTACAAATGGCAAAACCCGGAAACCACTGAATGGGTCAAATTCTCTGACTTATTAAAAATGGTGGCTGAAGTAAATCCATTATTACGTGTGAGGTTTTCAACCTCCCATCCCAAAGACATCACCGATGAAGTTTTAAAGACGATTGCATCACATCACAATATTTGCAAGTATATTCATCTTCCGGTTCAGTCAGGCAGCAGCAGAATTCTTGAGCTAATGAACAGAACCTATGATCGATCCTGGTATATGGAAAGAGTGGAAGCCATCCGCCGTTATATTCCAAACTGCGCCATTTCATCCGATATTATCACAGGATTTTGTACCGAAAAGGAGGAAGATCATAAGGAGACCTTGTCCATGATGTTGTTTGCTGATTACAGCATGTCATACATGTTTCATTATTCCGAAAGACCGGGCACTCCTGCTGCAAGAAAGCTGAAGGATGATGTACCTGATCTAGTGAAAAAAGAAAGACTCAACGAGATTATTCGACTTCAGAATCAAATGAGTTATCAAAACAATCTGAGGGATATTGGAAAGACCTATGAGGTATTGATCGAAGGAGATAGCAAGCGGTCTGATCAAATGTTCAAGGGGCGGACCACCCAAAATAAAATGGTGGTATTTCCAAAATTGGATTCGTTGGTTCCCGGTGATTATGTCAATGTCTTGATAGAAGCAGCGTCAAGTGCTACCTTGACCGGAAGGATTGTGCAATAA
- a CDS encoding sigma-54-dependent Fis family transcriptional regulator, protein MENVQNIKQRFGIYGKSEKLHQALETAIRVAGTDLTVLITGESGSGKEVFSKVIHHLSPRKHNQFIAVNCGAIPAGTINSELFGHEKGSFTGASSDRKGYFETVDGGTIFLDEIGEMPQDTQSFLLRILESGEFIRVGSSKVLKTNVRVIAATNVNLLEKVKRGKFREDLYYRLNTVPIKVPSLKERREDILILFRKFAQDFAEKYRTSPIELDDESAAMIESYSWPGNIRELRNSVEQLSVLSDRKLITPNDLRRIVLDINQTNLPALGPDPVNEQSGFYEREILYKLLFDMKQDLNQLKNMFVSLVQANDLTMPQSVEQDFNLMHTPVYPAGHVGSAWPKSGHEVPAVEKPVIFTNGKEEYDAVEVVEEHFSLHDMEKEMIVKALKKFNGKRKEASDELGISERTLYRKIKQFNIDI, encoded by the coding sequence TTGGAAAACGTACAAAATATTAAGCAGCGCTTTGGCATTTATGGCAAGTCTGAAAAATTGCATCAGGCCCTTGAGACCGCTATTCGTGTGGCAGGAACTGATTTGACTGTTTTGATCACAGGTGAAAGTGGCTCGGGCAAGGAAGTTTTTTCAAAAGTAATCCACCACTTAAGCCCAAGGAAACACAATCAGTTTATCGCGGTCAATTGCGGAGCAATCCCTGCCGGAACAATTAACTCCGAATTGTTTGGACATGAAAAAGGTTCTTTCACCGGAGCAAGTTCTGACAGAAAGGGATATTTTGAAACGGTCGATGGAGGCACTATTTTTCTGGATGAAATTGGTGAAATGCCACAAGACACTCAATCTTTTTTGTTGAGAATTCTTGAATCTGGTGAATTCATTCGAGTTGGATCTTCGAAAGTATTAAAAACCAATGTAAGGGTTATTGCAGCCACCAATGTCAATTTACTGGAAAAAGTCAAACGGGGAAAATTCAGAGAGGATTTGTATTACAGGCTCAATACCGTTCCTATTAAAGTTCCTTCATTAAAAGAAAGGAGGGAAGACATACTCATTCTTTTTAGAAAATTTGCTCAGGATTTTGCTGAAAAATACCGGACAAGTCCCATTGAATTGGATGACGAATCTGCGGCAATGATAGAATCCTATAGCTGGCCAGGTAATATCAGAGAACTGAGAAACTCAGTAGAACAACTTTCAGTCTTATCAGACCGAAAGCTCATTACACCAAATGATCTGAGAAGAATCGTTTTGGATATCAATCAAACCAATCTGCCAGCCCTTGGTCCGGATCCTGTAAACGAGCAATCCGGATTTTACGAAAGAGAAATCTTGTACAAACTTTTGTTTGATATGAAACAGGATTTGAATCAGTTGAAAAATATGTTTGTGAGTCTGGTTCAGGCAAATGACTTGACCATGCCACAATCCGTAGAGCAAGACTTTAACTTGATGCACACGCCTGTTTATCCCGCTGGACATGTTGGTTCTGCCTGGCCAAAGTCAGGACACGAGGTTCCTGCTGTCGAAAAGCCGGTGATTTTTACCAATGGTAAGGAAGAATATGACGCGGTTGAAGTCGTGGAAGAGCACTTTTCTCTTCATGACATGGAAAAAGAAATGATTGTCAAAGCGCTTAAAAAATTTAATGGCAAAAGAAAAGAGGCATCAGATGAATTGGGAATTTCTGAAAGGACCCTTTACCGAAAAATAAAGCAATTTAATATTGACATATGA
- the secG gene encoding preprotein translocase subunit SecG yields MLTLVTILIALDCLLLIGVVLIQNPKGGGVDSTFGGQSANQMFGAARSADFIEKLTWYLAAILFILCIFAALITGATVEAPPTDVLPPTGGDSPQ; encoded by the coding sequence ATGCTAACGCTGGTAACCATTTTAATCGCTCTGGATTGTCTTTTATTAATCGGAGTTGTTTTGATCCAAAATCCAAAAGGAGGAGGAGTTGATTCAACTTTTGGAGGTCAAAGTGCCAACCAAATGTTTGGTGCTGCCAGATCAGCAGATTTTATTGAAAAATTGACCTGGTATCTTGCGGCCATCCTGTTTATTCTCTGCATTTTTGCTGCATTGATTACTGGTGCAACGGTAGAAGCTCCCCCGACCGATGTGCTTCCTCCGACTGGCGGAGACAGCCCTCAATAG
- a CDS encoding phosphoglycerate dehydrogenase, translating to MKILITDDVHPVLLEGLRLKGHIVDYQPDISLDQAKMIVRDYEGLVVNTKMKVDLAFLETALRLECIARLGSGMDTIDTQLLSERIIHFFNTPEANSHAVAEHCLGLILGLLRSIPKAHAEVQKRQWIREENRGTELASLKIGFIGFGHTGKETAKLLQPFNNQIKVFDPYVEIGPEYFYVQQVGQLGDLMDCDLISLHVNLHEETRHLINKTFIDSMNQAFYLINTSRGAIIQTKHLLEGLLDGKIIGAALDVLENERPADYHSEELAIYDKLFQLPNVIVTPHIAGWTYESKRRIAEAVLSKWPD from the coding sequence ATGAAAATTCTAATCACAGACGATGTTCACCCGGTACTTCTGGAGGGTTTACGATTAAAAGGTCATATAGTTGATTATCAACCAGATATATCACTAGATCAAGCCAAAATGATCGTTCGGGATTATGAAGGATTGGTGGTAAATACCAAAATGAAGGTGGACCTTGCTTTTTTAGAAACTGCCCTTCGTTTAGAATGCATAGCAAGATTGGGATCCGGAATGGATACCATTGACACTCAGCTTCTCTCAGAGAGAATCATCCATTTTTTTAATACACCGGAAGCAAACAGCCACGCTGTCGCTGAACACTGCCTTGGATTGATCCTTGGACTTTTGAGAAGCATTCCAAAAGCACATGCGGAAGTCCAGAAGAGACAATGGATTCGCGAAGAGAACAGAGGAACAGAATTGGCCTCACTTAAAATCGGATTCATTGGATTTGGCCACACGGGCAAAGAAACCGCAAAACTACTCCAACCCTTTAATAATCAAATTAAAGTATTTGATCCCTATGTCGAAATCGGACCAGAATATTTTTATGTTCAACAGGTTGGGCAACTGGGAGATTTGATGGATTGTGATCTTATCAGCCTTCATGTCAATCTGCATGAAGAAACAAGGCATCTCATCAACAAGACGTTTATTGATTCCATGAATCAAGCATTCTATTTGATTAATACCTCTCGTGGAGCCATCATCCAGACAAAACACTTACTGGAAGGACTACTGGATGGAAAAATAATAGGGGCTGCATTGGATGTACTTGAAAATGAGCGGCCGGCTGATTACCATTCAGAAGAGCTTGCCATTTATGACAAATTGTTTCAACTTCCGAATGTGATCGTGACACCTCATATTGCTGGCTGGACATATGAATCCAAAAGAAGAATCGCGGAAGCTGTCCTATCCAAATGGCCAGATTAA
- a CDS encoding TonB-dependent receptor, whose translation MAQTKIEGTVTDKDNGEPLINAPVKVFKGKDLYTGAVTDFDGNYSIIVDPGNYNVEVSFYGNSQRFENVRVTGGKVTKLNFSISSGIQLEAIEIKEYKKPIVEIDKTSSDQTITAEDIKTLGTRNINAIASTVSGISSVDGGDISIRGARTDGTVYFLDGVRITGRAPSAVDIEQVTVIKGGLEPQYGDATGGIISLVTKGPSSKFGGSLEAETSNYLDPYGYTFISGNVSGPIIRHNNRTLVGFRLSGQYTELKDDDPPAFGDYFAKESTIARLTANPVIPLNGIPVVNGLFLKEGEDVEFSKFNKNDQNIAYDVSGKIDVKPNQNIDLTISGTYSNVEDRFVPGTNETIGGGSWRLLNWVNNPVQDRRVLRGNLRFRHRLGKLVDLSPEALANQDQNPKKLSVIQNPYYTIQLGYENRNGGDRDIRHTDNLFNHGHVAQFTREWLRVRNEDLLHVGYIDQVVGYENGTVNPAFNNYNLIPQADLGNIQAYRAFNSNISSAFSDVWSGIHTNVGSVYNRFNKFDNNIYTAQITSGFDFIPGGSKKGRHNIQFGILFEQSINSNYSIEPFDLWRLGRLYQNDHITGVDSNNIIGYDTIIDAQGNPLYLPYFQTLITDPDERRFYRSIRSLQYPGMDSTESAHLYADIDRFKPSDLSLDMFTMRELTDQSIMGFYGYDYLGNKTSPGVKFDDFFKVDTINGVAQRRYQVAPFSPIYVAGYLQDKFTYKDIIFRVGGRVDYYDANTKVLSDPYSLYGIQGAGTFHQNVGTAKPSTIGDDYKVYLVGAGSTQVKAYRNGDQWFFANGTAANNSLAIFGDNNLVAPAYIQPEDTLRSIRGKFFNPDQSFEDYKPQINWMPRIAFSFPISDAANFFAHYDIVVQRPTGENIVSPLQFLYWDINGRTPSANSNLRPSRKVDYEVGFQQKITNSSSIIFSAYYNELRDMIQITTLTKVATIGQYNTFRNLDFGTVKGFNFTYDLRRVNNFQFNAAYTLQFADGTGSDARSQEGLTGRGINIRNIFPFNYDERHRFSFNADYRYGSGKLYNGPRIGGLDLLANTGLNILMIAASGRPYSQGLSIVRFDGAGFKGNINGARLPWNFNIDLRADKYIALTKPGAKHPLNLNVYLRIQNLLDTRNIIGVYRGSGSASDDGYLTSERGANERRNVTNTYGSQYLPFFENSYNWALLNPDFYTLPRRIYVGAIFEF comes from the coding sequence ATGGCACAGACTAAAATCGAAGGAACTGTCACGGATAAGGACAATGGAGAACCGCTTATTAATGCTCCTGTCAAAGTGTTTAAAGGGAAGGATTTATATACCGGGGCTGTAACGGATTTTGATGGAAACTACAGCATTATTGTGGATCCGGGCAATTACAATGTGGAGGTCAGTTTTTACGGAAATTCACAGCGTTTCGAAAATGTTCGCGTCACCGGTGGAAAGGTGACCAAACTCAATTTTTCAATTTCTTCGGGCATTCAGCTGGAAGCCATAGAGATCAAAGAATATAAAAAACCCATTGTTGAAATTGACAAAACTTCGAGTGACCAAACCATTACTGCAGAGGACATTAAAACTTTGGGTACCAGAAACATAAATGCAATAGCTTCCACTGTATCCGGTATTTCTAGTGTTGACGGTGGAGATATTTCCATCAGGGGAGCCCGTACAGATGGAACCGTTTATTTTTTGGACGGAGTCAGGATAACAGGTCGTGCTCCTTCAGCTGTGGATATTGAACAAGTGACGGTCATTAAAGGTGGTCTTGAGCCTCAGTATGGAGACGCTACCGGAGGAATTATTTCACTGGTTACAAAAGGACCTTCTTCCAAATTTGGAGGTTCATTGGAAGCAGAAACATCCAATTATCTGGATCCTTATGGATATACATTTATCAGTGGAAACGTCAGTGGCCCAATAATCCGTCATAATAATAGAACTCTCGTAGGATTCAGACTTTCGGGCCAGTACACAGAATTAAAAGACGATGATCCACCGGCCTTCGGAGATTATTTTGCAAAAGAATCCACCATTGCCAGACTGACTGCCAATCCAGTGATCCCGTTGAATGGGATTCCTGTAGTCAACGGTCTTTTCTTGAAAGAAGGCGAAGATGTTGAATTCTCTAAATTTAACAAAAACGACCAAAACATTGCTTATGACGTTTCCGGAAAAATTGACGTCAAACCCAATCAGAACATTGATTTGACCATTTCCGGAACCTATTCCAATGTTGAGGATCGTTTTGTTCCGGGAACCAATGAAACCATTGGAGGGGGCTCATGGCGATTGCTCAATTGGGTCAACAATCCTGTTCAGGATAGAAGGGTATTGCGTGGAAATTTAAGATTCAGACATCGATTGGGCAAACTTGTTGATCTTTCTCCGGAAGCTTTGGCCAATCAGGATCAAAACCCCAAAAAATTGTCGGTCATTCAAAACCCTTATTACACGATTCAGCTAGGTTATGAAAATAGAAATGGTGGAGACCGGGATATTCGCCATACCGACAATCTTTTTAATCATGGTCATGTGGCTCAATTTACTAGAGAATGGTTAAGGGTTAGAAATGAAGATTTACTCCATGTGGGTTATATTGACCAAGTGGTTGGATATGAGAATGGTACCGTCAATCCGGCATTTAACAACTACAATTTGATCCCGCAAGCAGACCTTGGCAATATTCAGGCATACAGAGCTTTTAACAGCAATATCAGTAGTGCCTTTTCTGATGTTTGGTCCGGCATTCATACCAACGTAGGAAGCGTATACAACCGGTTTAATAAATTTGATAACAACATTTATACAGCCCAAATTACTTCAGGATTTGACTTTATTCCGGGTGGATCAAAAAAAGGAAGACACAATATCCAATTTGGTATTTTATTTGAGCAAAGTATCAACAGCAACTATTCCATCGAACCCTTTGACTTATGGCGTTTGGGAAGACTCTATCAGAATGACCACATCACCGGCGTTGATAGCAACAACATCATTGGTTACGATACCATCATTGATGCCCAAGGAAATCCACTTTATTTGCCTTACTTCCAGACCTTGATTACAGATCCGGATGAGCGCAGATTTTATAGATCGATCCGATCTTTGCAATATCCTGGAATGGATTCTACGGAATCTGCTCATCTATATGCCGATATCGATCGGTTTAAACCATCTGATCTGAGTCTTGATATGTTTACGATGAGAGAACTGACGGATCAGTCCATTATGGGTTTTTACGGATATGATTATTTGGGCAATAAGACCAGCCCGGGTGTAAAATTTGACGATTTTTTTAAAGTGGATACCATCAATGGAGTTGCGCAACGAAGGTATCAGGTCGCTCCTTTTTCACCGATTTATGTGGCAGGTTATTTGCAAGATAAATTTACTTACAAGGACATTATTTTCAGAGTTGGAGGTAGGGTGGATTACTACGATGCCAATACAAAAGTACTGAGTGATCCTTATAGTTTATATGGTATTCAGGGTGCAGGCACTTTTCACCAAAATGTAGGTACAGCCAAACCATCAACCATTGGAGATGATTATAAAGTTTATCTGGTGGGAGCTGGTTCAACCCAAGTGAAAGCTTATCGCAATGGGGATCAATGGTTTTTTGCCAATGGTACAGCTGCTAACAATTCACTTGCCATATTTGGTGATAACAACCTGGTTGCACCTGCTTATATACAACCCGAAGATACCTTAAGAAGTATCAGGGGTAAATTTTTTAACCCGGATCAATCTTTTGAGGACTACAAACCTCAAATCAATTGGATGCCAAGAATTGCGTTTTCATTTCCAATTTCTGATGCGGCCAATTTCTTTGCACACTATGACATAGTTGTACAAAGGCCAACCGGAGAAAACATCGTTTCTCCATTGCAATTTTTATATTGGGATATCAACGGACGGACGCCTAGCGCAAACAGCAACTTAAGACCATCGAGAAAAGTCGATTATGAAGTAGGCTTCCAGCAAAAAATCACCAACTCTTCTTCGATTATATTCTCTGCCTATTACAATGAACTCAGAGATATGATCCAAATCACTACGCTCACCAAAGTGGCTACCATTGGTCAATACAATACCTTCAGAAACCTGGATTTTGGTACTGTAAAAGGATTTAACTTCACCTATGATTTAAGGAGAGTCAACAATTTTCAGTTTAATGCAGCCTATACCCTGCAATTTGCCGATGGTACCGGCTCAGATGCAAGATCTCAGGAGGGATTAACCGGCAGAGGTATTAATATCCGAAACATTTTTCCATTCAACTATGATGAAAGACACAGATTTTCATTTAACGCAGATTACAGATACGGTTCTGGCAAACTTTACAATGGTCCCAGAATAGGTGGATTGGATTTGTTGGCCAATACCGGTTTGAATATTCTAATGATTGCTGCATCAGGCAGACCCTATTCACAAGGTCTATCTATAGTAAGGTTTGATGGTGCGGGATTCAAAGGTAACATCAACGGTGCAAGACTTCCATGGAATTTTAACATTGATCTTCGCGCTGATAAATACATTGCACTGACCAAACCAGGAGCGAAACACCCGTTAAATCTAAACGTCTATCTCCGGATTCAAAACCTGTTGGATACCCGCAATATTATCGGAGTTTACCGGGGATCCGGAAGTGCATCGGATGACGGTTATTTGACTTCTGAGAGAGGTGCCAATGAAAGGAGAAATGTGACCAACACCTATGGTTCCCAATACTTACCTTTCTTTGAAAATTCATACAACTGGGCACTTTTAAACCCGGATTTCTATACCTTACCCAGAAGGATTTATGTAGGAGCCATTTTTGAATTCTAA